In one Streptomyces venezuelae genomic region, the following are encoded:
- a CDS encoding AAA family ATPase, translated as MDPTTDNGPTGASRSPRASLEALRAEISKAVVGQDPAVTGLVVALLCRGHVLLEGVPGVAKTLLVRALASSLELDTKRVQFTPDLMPSDITGSLVYDARTTEFSFQPGPVFTNLLLADEINRTPPKTQSSLLEAMEERQVTVDGTPRPLPEPFLVAATQNPVEYEGTYPLPEAQLDRFLLKLTVPLPSRQDEIDVLTRHAEGFNPRDLHAAGVRPVAGAADLEAARTDVAKTSISPEITAYVVDICRATRESPSLTLGVSPRGATALLSTARAWAWLTGRDYVIPDDVKALALPTLRHRIQLRPEAEMEGVTADSVINAILAHVPVPR; from the coding sequence ATGGACCCGACCACTGACAACGGGCCCACCGGAGCTTCCCGCAGCCCACGCGCTTCCCTCGAAGCCCTGCGCGCCGAGATCTCCAAGGCCGTGGTCGGCCAGGACCCCGCCGTCACCGGACTCGTCGTCGCCCTCCTCTGCCGCGGCCATGTCCTACTAGAAGGAGTCCCCGGGGTGGCCAAAACGTTGCTCGTCCGCGCCCTCGCATCGAGCCTCGAACTGGACACCAAGCGCGTCCAGTTCACTCCCGACCTCATGCCGAGCGACATCACGGGCTCCCTCGTCTACGACGCCCGCACCACCGAGTTCTCCTTCCAGCCCGGCCCGGTCTTCACCAACCTCCTGCTGGCCGACGAAATCAACCGCACCCCGCCGAAGACCCAGTCCTCGCTCCTCGAAGCGATGGAAGAACGCCAGGTCACCGTCGACGGCACCCCGCGCCCGCTCCCCGAGCCCTTCCTCGTCGCCGCCACCCAGAACCCGGTCGAGTACGAAGGCACGTACCCCCTCCCCGAGGCCCAACTGGACCGCTTCCTCCTCAAACTGACGGTCCCTCTCCCTTCCCGCCAGGACGAGATCGATGTCCTCACCCGGCACGCGGAGGGCTTCAACCCGCGTGATCTGCACGCCGCCGGCGTACGCCCCGTGGCGGGCGCCGCCGACCTGGAAGCCGCACGCACCGACGTCGCGAAGACCTCCATCTCCCCCGAGATCACCGCGTACGTCGTCGACATCTGCCGCGCCACCAGGGAATCCCCTTCCCTCACCCTCGGCGTCTCCCCCCGAGGCGCCACGGCCCTGCTCTCCACGGCTCGCGCCTGGGCCTGGCTCACCGGCCGCGACTACGTCATCCCCGACGACGTCAAAGCTCTCGCCCTCCCCACCCTCCGCCACCGGATCCAGCTCCGCCCGGAAGCCGAGATGGAGGGCGTCACGGCCGACTCCGTCATCAACGCGATCCTCGCCCACGTCCCGGTCCCCCGCTGA
- a CDS encoding DUF58 domain-containing protein — protein MALTGRAALLAALGTLPVGFWAPGWTGILAVNAPLALACACDFALATPVRRLGLTRSGDTSVRLGETADVDLTVTNPSGRALRADLRDAWPPSTWQPGTEITASRHRLAIPPGERRRLTTRLQPTRRGDHEADRVTVRSYGPLGLFTRQGSHKVPWSLRVLPPFTSRKHLPSKLARLRELDGRTSVLTRGQGTEFDSLREYVPGDDTRSIDWRATARHSSVAVRTWRPERDRHILIVLDTGRTSAGRVGDAPRLDASMDAALLLATLASRAGDRVDLLAYDRRVRALVQGRSAGDILPSMVDALSTLEPELVETDARTLTSTALRTAPRASLVVLLTSLDTAPIEEGLLPVLPRLTKRHKVVVASVADPHIEEMATARGTTEAVYDAASAAQAQSERHRTAEQLRNRGVTVVDATPQALAPALADAYLALKSAGRL, from the coding sequence ATGGCACTCACCGGACGCGCCGCCCTCCTGGCGGCCCTGGGCACACTCCCCGTCGGCTTCTGGGCCCCCGGCTGGACCGGCATCCTCGCCGTGAACGCCCCCCTGGCACTGGCCTGCGCCTGCGACTTCGCCCTGGCCACTCCGGTACGCCGCCTCGGCCTGACCCGCTCCGGTGATACGTCCGTACGTCTGGGAGAGACCGCCGACGTCGACCTCACCGTCACCAATCCCTCGGGCCGCGCCCTGCGCGCCGACCTCCGCGACGCCTGGCCCCCGAGCACCTGGCAGCCCGGAACTGAGATCACCGCTTCCCGCCACCGCCTGGCCATCCCGCCGGGCGAACGCCGCCGCCTCACCACTCGCCTGCAGCCGACTCGCCGAGGCGACCACGAGGCCGACCGCGTAACAGTCCGCTCGTACGGCCCCTTGGGCCTCTTCACCCGACAGGGCAGCCACAAGGTCCCCTGGTCCCTGCGCGTCCTGCCCCCGTTCACCAGCCGGAAGCACCTGCCCTCCAAACTGGCTCGCCTGCGAGAACTCGACGGCCGCACCAGCGTGCTTACGCGCGGCCAGGGCACGGAATTCGACAGCCTCCGCGAGTACGTCCCCGGTGACGACACCCGCTCCATCGACTGGCGCGCCACCGCCCGCCATTCCAGCGTCGCGGTCCGCACCTGGCGCCCTGAACGCGACCGCCACATCCTCATCGTCCTGGACACGGGCCGTACGTCGGCCGGCCGCGTGGGCGACGCCCCACGTCTCGACGCTTCCATGGACGCGGCCCTGCTCCTCGCAACCCTCGCTTCCCGCGCCGGCGACCGCGTGGACCTCCTCGCCTACGACCGCCGAGTACGCGCCCTGGTGCAGGGCCGCTCCGCCGGAGACATACTCCCTTCCATGGTTGACGCCCTGTCGACCCTGGAGCCGGAGCTCGTGGAAACAGACGCTCGCACCTTGACCTCAACGGCTCTCCGCACCGCCCCCCGGGCTTCCTTGGTCGTACTGCTCACCAGCCTCGACACGGCCCCCATCGAGGAGGGGCTCCTCCCTGTCCTCCCCCGCCTGACGAAACGACACAAGGTCGTGGTGGCCTCGGTCGCCGACCCTCACATCGAGGAAATGGCAACCGCCCGCGGAACGACGGAAGCGGTCTACGACGCGGCCTCAGCTGCCCAGGCCCAATCGGAACGCCACCGCACAGCAGAACAACTCAGGAACCGCGGCGTCACGGTCGTGGACGCCACGCCGCAGGCTCTGGCCCCCGCTCTGGCTGACGCGTATTTGGCCCTCAAATCAGCGGGCCGCCTTTAA